One stretch of Nicotiana tabacum cultivar K326 chromosome 18, ASM71507v2, whole genome shotgun sequence DNA includes these proteins:
- the LOC107812027 gene encoding TIP41-like protein isoform X2: MEWESDDKELKAAGAEPLPDGRRGLCIHGWEIESRKLSILNSLHLQRWEKELQMSHLPEMVFGDNCLVLKHVNSGTKFFFNAFDALVGWKHEALPPVEVPAAAKWKFRRCKPLQEVVLDYDYTFTTPYCGSETVERNVECESAIPDEGSSCIPWEDCKEKIDLVALASKEPILFYDEIILYEDELADNGISFLTVKVRVMPSGWFLLLRFWLRVDGVLMRLRDTRLHCLFGEHNKSVILRESCWRETTFQALSSKGYPFDSAAYSDPSIIAERLPIVMQKTQKLNITVPCKQ; encoded by the exons ATGGAGTGGGAGAGTGATGATAAAGAACTAAAGGCGGCCGGAGCTGAACCTCTGCCGGACGGCCGGCGAGGACTCTGCATTCACGGTTGGGAGATCGAGTCTCGCAAGCTTTCCATTCTCAATTCTCTTCATCTTCAACG ATGGGAAAAAGAACTTCAAATGTCTCACTTGCCGGAGATGGTATTTGGAGATAATTGTTTGGTGCTTAAACATGTGAATAGTGGCACAAAGTTTTTTTTCAATGCATTCGATGCTTTAGTTGGTTGGAAACATGAGGCATTGCCGCCTGTTGAAGTTCCAGCAGCTGCAAAATGGAAATTCAGGAGGTG TAAACCTTTGCAAGAGGTGGTGCTCGACTATGACTATACTTTCACAACACCTTATTGTGGAAGTGAAACTGTTGAAAGAAATGTTGAG TGTGAAAGTGCAATACCTGATGAAGGCAGCAGCTGCATTCCATGGGAAGACTGTAAGGAGAAAATTGATTTGGTTGCATTGGCATCTAAAGAACCTATTCTCTTTTATGATGAG ATAATCTTATACGAGGATGAATTGGCCGATAATGGGATCTCATTTTTGACTGTTAAAGTG AGAGTCATGCCTAGTGGTTGGTTCCTATTGCTGCGTTTCTGG CTTAGAGTTGATGGAGTGCTTATGAGACTAAGAGACACTCGTTTGCATTGTCTATTTGGGGAGCATAACAAATCCGTTATTCTTCGTGAAAGCTGCTGGAGAGAAACCACATTTCAGGCCTTGTCTTCG AAAGGATACCCTTTTGATTCTGCTGCATATAGTGATCCAAGCATCATCGCTGAAAGGCTTCCCATTGTAATGCAGAAGACTCAAAAGCTCAACATTACGGTGCCCTGTAAGCAGTA G
- the LOC107812027 gene encoding TIP41-like protein isoform X4 yields MEWESDDKELKAAGAEPLPDGRRGLCIHGWEIESRKLSILNSLHLQRWEKELQMSHLPEMVFGDNCLVLKHVNSGTKFFFNAFDALVGWKHEALPPVEVPAAAKWKFRSKPLQEVVLDYDYTFTTPYCGSETVERNVECESAIPDEGSSCIPWEDCKEKIDLVALASKEPILFYDEIILYEDELADNGISFLTVKVRVMPSGWFLLLRFWLRVDGVLMRLRDTRLHCLFGEHNKSVILRESCWRETTFQALSSKGYPFDSAAYSDPSIIAERLPIVMQKTQKLNITVPCKQ; encoded by the exons ATGGAGTGGGAGAGTGATGATAAAGAACTAAAGGCGGCCGGAGCTGAACCTCTGCCGGACGGCCGGCGAGGACTCTGCATTCACGGTTGGGAGATCGAGTCTCGCAAGCTTTCCATTCTCAATTCTCTTCATCTTCAACG ATGGGAAAAAGAACTTCAAATGTCTCACTTGCCGGAGATGGTATTTGGAGATAATTGTTTGGTGCTTAAACATGTGAATAGTGGCACAAAGTTTTTTTTCAATGCATTCGATGCTTTAGTTGGTTGGAAACATGAGGCATTGCCGCCTGTTGAAGTTCCAGCAGCTGCAAAATGGAAATTCAGGAG TAAACCTTTGCAAGAGGTGGTGCTCGACTATGACTATACTTTCACAACACCTTATTGTGGAAGTGAAACTGTTGAAAGAAATGTTGAG TGTGAAAGTGCAATACCTGATGAAGGCAGCAGCTGCATTCCATGGGAAGACTGTAAGGAGAAAATTGATTTGGTTGCATTGGCATCTAAAGAACCTATTCTCTTTTATGATGAG ATAATCTTATACGAGGATGAATTGGCCGATAATGGGATCTCATTTTTGACTGTTAAAGTG AGAGTCATGCCTAGTGGTTGGTTCCTATTGCTGCGTTTCTGG CTTAGAGTTGATGGAGTGCTTATGAGACTAAGAGACACTCGTTTGCATTGTCTATTTGGGGAGCATAACAAATCCGTTATTCTTCGTGAAAGCTGCTGGAGAGAAACCACATTTCAGGCCTTGTCTTCG AAAGGATACCCTTTTGATTCTGCTGCATATAGTGATCCAAGCATCATCGCTGAAAGGCTTCCCATTGTAATGCAGAAGACTCAAAAGCTCAACATTACGGTGCCCTGTAAGCAGTAG